aaaaaaaatgcaaaacgcCCAGCcggtgtttgtttgtcagttcaAAGCTACTCAAAAAAACATGGCGGACTGTGTTGAAGAGGCCGCGCTCCCTCTGTAGACAGAAAAGACTCATTCTGAGGTCACATTATGAATGTTGCATTCAATTCCTGACAATAGATCCACCTACATCATATACACTGGACTTTAAAATGAGGCAATATGTGCTTGTGACCCCTTGTCACAGGTTTGGGTCTCAGTGTGGGCATGAGAAAAGCTTCTTCCTTCAcatattgttgtattttgtggCGTTTTATGTCTTTATTGAAAGTAAACAGACTAAAAAAGTGGGATAAAAACAGGCAGAGAATGAAGTCTGGACTCAAACCAGTTAGGTGGGATTTTCACACATtaacaaaacactaaataattATCTTAGACAGTTATTTTGAGTATATTAATGATAAGTACATTTCCCATCTAGTTCTGTTACATAAGTTTACTGTAAAGGCTCAAATTCAATGCAAAGTTTTTATCATATTGAGCCCATGTGTATAAATTAAGCgacaataataaaaactgcTAGAACAACCTATTTGAAATGCATAACTTTCATGTATATCTCTGTAATAATAAAGACATTATGTTTATTTAGATGGTTCTCAATGTGATGGAAAACCTacattaaatgtgacacttgCTCATGTAAGATGGAAATGTTCATGTTATTGAAATAATTAAAGTCACTGTTTTAGTCACAGTTATTACTTGTTATTGCTTATTTTTATCTTGTGAGCCCTCGAGGGATCCTGACTGACTCACAGGTTCAGAACAGCTGCTCTCAGGTAAAACCGTCAAATGTTGATGTGACGGGAGACGCTTGTGTCCACATTCTGTCGAGATCTCGTCTATTAATTTACTCCAAGTCACGTTAAGATGTTTTGACACAGCAGTGCACGGTAACAAataaccagtgtgtgtgtgtgtgcacgtgcctgtgtggtgtgtttatCTATATGTCAATTTCTGCTATCTGAGGTTTTTCTGGTGTGCACAGTATTAAACTAACTATTCTGCACAGTGAGTGAGTGTAGTGCCGTCGTTACCTCATCAGTCTCACACTGCATGAGGCATCTTTCTGTCACACTCGGGTTTTTATTGAGTTTTCACATATAAACAACAAACgtacaaagagaaacaaagcgTCTGGAGATATTTCAGTGCTCATACTATTACATTataacaaaaaaactgaacatctaTAGGACTTATGACACCAGCTAAACAAAAATTAATATTTAGCAGGTTTCTTAAGTCCTATAGATGTTCAATTTTTTCCAGTTCTTATTAAAAGCATCCTCTCTGACTCGAAGATGGTGTGTCgatttatttataacaaaaatGTCTTAGATAATGTCCATCCACTGATCCTGATTTGTCTTGTTTAGattcagcatttatttatttatttatttatttatttatttatttctgctttgaCGATGTAAAGATCTTCTCTCATTACAGCATTCTCAGTGTGACACAGTGCATCTTTAACTGCTCTGgttaattcttcatttttaaaggtgtttctgtgcagatgttcaccagcagctcattaaaaacaaaatggaacacagatagtcatttaaaaaaaaacaaaaaacttaatAGGTGAATTAAATCAGACATGTATAAAGGCGGACATGTTGGGATCTCAGTCGTGGTTTGGTTATTTCCTATATTTTCTGCTGATGGCTTCACGGCTGCTCTCAGACGCACCGCcgcctcctctgctctgctctgctctgctctgctcggTCTGATGTAAAGCTCCACACTGACGACACAAACGCGacacaatcacatttttaacGTCCTCCAGCTCAATCTGTCGTCGGATTTATCAATAAAAGTGATTCCAGCTGTCCTACGTGACATAAAACACTGTGAGTTACGAGCTGCGCGCTGGTTTCGTGGCACGACACGGACCGTTTCTGTCATGTGGTTTGTGGGAAAACCCGTATTGGATCTCTGTGGTCACCTGGGCACAGGAGCTGGGAGAAGTGTCGCTGACGAGCTGATTGTCAGCCTATGTTTGACTAACACAGCTCAGATCAATACGAATGCCTGAATATACACATACACGACACTATCCTGAGAGTTAAAGGCGGACAATCCATCCATGTCGAGTTTTACGCACGAATAAAGCGAGAAAAACGCgataatatcattattaaagGCCAAACTCTTTCCATCCAGGGAGTCACGTGAATACGACGCGACACAAAACGAAATCTTGCACGCtcaaaagcaacattttcaggTGTAAAAGCGTCAGAAAAAGTCGTTTCTCGGCGCGATAAACCGCGCAAACTAGTCCACTCCGCGTCTTGTCGGGCGCAGGTCGCAGCCGCAGCTTTGCGCGGATAAACAGCAGCTGTTCGCAGCCGagcaacaaaaagagaaaccaaGGACACGAAGATTTCACGCGAAGCTATAAGGAAATAATCTCCCATCCGCATATACAGAAGTCAATCCGAGAGACTTTAACGATCCCCGCCGTCACACCGGAGCTCCGCCGCCTCCGCGAAGCCGCGCAGACACTCGGGCTCGTCTCTTGTTGCTGCTCCCCGCACAGACGCAGACGGATCCGTCCCGCTCGGCAGCGGCCTCCATTTTAGCTCCTTGCCCGGTCGGCGCCTCACGTGTCCTGGACTGTCTTCCTCACATGACCCGTGTGTTTGTCCCCGTGATCAGCGCTTCCATCTCCGTAAATCAGTGTCGTTGAATATCGGCGTTTTACAACCCCGCAAAAAGCTTCATGGATATGCTGGAGCAGAGTCTGGACAGCTCGGCGAGGTGAGAGGCTGCTGGCCGCTTCCTGCTCAGCCATGGCTCCCACCACGGCCTAAAAAACACCGTCTTTCTCCCCGCGATGCTCTGATAATAACCTGCAGATACTTTGGATGTGTTTTGCGctgttgtgtttccagctgGTGACGGTGCAGCCCGCTGCTTTGGTTTTATAAAGACATTTCCGTCATAATTTGTgcgccctttttttttttttttttttttttttttcctcatcacggttgctgtttttattttacatgacaGGAGGGATAAAAtgcacagctgcagtttgtccGGCTGTGATCATCGAGGCATCTCGTTGCACTGTAGCTGTTGGTGAACCTGATGCGGCTCTTTTAGGATTAAATGCCTGAATTAAAAGCAGGAGGGcggtgtgggttttttttgtttttgtttttgttttttttgtttttttgttattttgttaagTTCGTCTCGACTCGTGCAGCAGATCAAAAAACTCACAAGAGATTTAATTAACAGGAAATTCTAGTTTTCCTCCAAGaagttgcagaaaatgtgtGATCTGTCAAGCCTGCACGCCAGTTTATTTATCACGTTATTTATGTGTTATCGTCGCCTCCTCCTGTGGACACCAGGGGGCGCCCTCCACCCACAGTCTgttagttttttatttaatccatATTTAGAAACGGGCAGTTTCATCAGATCTGTGCGTCCTTCATACTAACAGACACCTttacagtcagtcagacacattcacactcaaGATTTCACAGTTAAGGAAACAATtccaactttttaaaatgttccagtgacatgttttgtttttgttttaatttgtaagCAGTATGTGGAGATCCTGCACTCCTCAGAGTGAGTTAGCAGGGCTGGATTAGCAGGATTAATtgcaaaataatcaaaatcctAATATGACTAAATGCCATATCCAAATCGCAAgaactgcaattattttataagggtgaaatgtgtcacaaagcagtgttttaattcagttttataGTGCAGAAGAGATGCTCCGGCCTGCAGTTtgccacatcatcatgattttactAGTTTTTCAATGGCAGTGGAAAAACCTGTGATGTCAAATTTGATCATCCTTAATAATCATGAATTACGccacaatatctgtcaaaataattgcaatgtCCCCGACAGACAAGTTTGAGATGATTCAGCGGTCTTTCCACGAGCTAGAATGTGATTTGGGTATTTTACAGAAGTTGATCTTGATCTTCGGTTTGCTTGATAGTTGTGACACGTGGGTCTTTATAAGCATCGCCGGCATTTTTAACATTCAGCCTGAATATTCTTGGATGTTGTAGAGAACAGCATTTTCTAATTTTCCCAGAATTCAAAACATGCTTGTGTTTGATGTATGAGATCTGAAATCTGCAGACTGTAGATTTGCAGAGGCTGGATAAAAAGAGGAGCCAGTGACATATAAGATAGTGTCATCTGTGTGACAGAGATAATGTTGTTTATCTCAAAATTGACTCATTTGtgtccatttttgttttcagtcacgacaaacaggaaacagaagaggTGGTGCAGCTACAGGAAGGTAGGAGCCTCGTTTCTTGTAATCCTGAAAGCAAATGATCGGCTCCTTTGTCTGAACATAAAATCTCTGATGACAAAGAATGGAAGAACGTTGAGTTCATTTCTTGCATTTTTGTCTGAAGACACTCCTTAACACAcacgttgttttttttatgactctGCCCTGTTGCAGCGTCACTGACGTGAAGCttgttgtgtttgcaggagaGACGGTGGGGACGGAGGAGCAGACTGCAGTGACCATCACCGGCGTCCCGCAGGCTGCGTTCGCTGAGCACAATGTGCAGTACCAGTTCCGCACAGAGAACAGCGGAGGGCAGGTGAGCCGCAGATTATTCTTAGCCGCTTTTCACACCAGCCAGTTTTTGAGAAATTTGAATTCTAGAAATAATGAACCACAAaccttctccccccccccgagGTGTCGCCTGAAAACAGATGAGACAGATGTTAACGCCTGATAAGCAGTTATTTGTGACTGGAAGTTCAgctaaacaaaatgaaagagaggaggtggaTCTCACATAATGTGTGTTTAGGTGAAGTCAGCTGCTTttttattaaaggagcactccGTAGTTTTAGGAAAGAAATTTTAATCTGAAGAGGAAAAGATCTTCATCGACTGtttttatgcctgaacaaactaaattattaaactctgttttcacgactgaataacCAAACAGACCTcaaaggacgacacagtttcatagttttactttgtttatctgtggcggaccctgccacctttccagcttcaaacaatgttctgggactttattgtcctctgagaacagcttgtatCTTTGCATAATTAGTAatttttgtaatattaaaaTTCGGAGTTTGAATTTCAGCTCCataactacatagtgctcctttaataaatcctggttttatttcatttttttaaacctttcCCCTCCCCTGTTCTGTCCTCAGGTGACCTATCGTGTGGTCCAGGTGACAGATGATCAGTTAGAAGCAACAGCTGACGGGACCGGCGCCGTCAGCGTCGTCTCTGCCGCGGCGTTTGCCGGAGCCCCTCAGGCAGTGGCACAGGTGAGTAAACATGCAGCGGCTATACGTATGTGATCATCAGCTCCTTTATTATCTTACCTGGTTGACCCACTTGTCCCTGACTCCACCTCTTCCAGGCTGTCATCCAGAACCCTTTCAGCAATGGGGGCAGTCCTGGCGGGGAGACTGTGGGAGGAGAGACACGTTTCGCCTATTTCCCGGCGGCCACCGTCAGCGATGGAACTGCCGTGTCGGTGCAGGCCACCGCCGACCCAACGATCACGCAGGCAGGAGGTGAGGAAGCGGCCGTGACATCGCTCCTCAGTCATCTGAGGACAAACATGACGTCTTTGCCCTACAAAATGAGCCACAGAACAGAATATCCATAAAAATctatgacttttcttttcttcttatGTGGGCTTCTGTTGATGATTTACTAAACACCTGTTGCATGTCCTGCCACCCTTTAACCCCAGTCACATTCCCAGGGTTCTTCGAGGTCTTGAAAGTTGGGAAAATGCTTAATTTTAACGGTTATGTTCCCAGAATTAGACATATGCTTGATTTTCAATAGAATCCTTGAAAGTTGCTTGATTTTTCAGAATCATCTGGTGTTTAATCGACACAATCGCTCATAAAAACTTTagaatattttaaatgaaactatCCCGtcatcagatttgtttgttgttctggtGTGGAAATTAAGAAGATTATTATACAGTAATGATCTTTTATTGCTCTGAGTATAAACGAATACTAATAATCCTTCCTGGTCATTGAAAAGAAATCTAAGTTCTTGATTTCGTTTTTCATCCCAGGTCAGTTTTACGTGATGATGAGCCCCCCGGAGGTGCTGCAGACGACGGCCCCTCGCACCATCgccccacgcacacacacctacactgCGTGagtataataatgataaaaacactTCCCCTCACACTCATCCCATCCATGAAGTCAGCATCTCCATAACTCTCACAATGTTTGGCCGACTCCTCACCTCCACATTCTCTCACCCCCTCTCCTCTGTAACCTCACAGTGGATCGGATCTTCTTTAACGCTTccttccctgtttttttttttttttttggaatgaatcattttgtttgatttagttGTGTGTACAAATAAAGATACAAAAGGAACAAACAATCTATATCCATCATCTTAAACATCCAACATCTGAAAACCACACTCTGTCCTACTTACCTGCCATCCCCAGAGACCTTGGTGAAAGCGAGATGTTGCAGCATGGCAGTTCAAACTGGTGAGAAGAACTTTCACATACGCCCCCACCCTGCCCCCATCATGTGTTGTAGAGACAGACGTCTGTGGGATCACTAATCAATCACTAGCATTCCTTGTATTGTGAATTGTACGTTGACGGTGTTGACTGTATGTAAAGATGGGCGACATGACGGCTTCTCAGTAGTGAGGATGAAACATTACGATTGCCGTGCAGCATCCGTCAAAAACCTCTCCATGTCAGCGGATTTTACTGTcactttcagtcatttttaccATGCTGACATTTGCTCCGGTGTTAATTATCTAATGCACAGACACTCTGGCTCCAGTGAAAGATGGCAGCACCCCTATCCGGGATGTTTTTGCTTCATCTTTGTACAGTCAGAGGAAAAGGAGACGCGTTGTCCATCTTTGTATACAGTCAATAGTCAACATAGAACATTGCCAGCTTCAAGCTGTAAACTAAAACCCTGAGTTAGCATAAATAAGACATTACACATCTTGATTCAGTGGCCGGCTCCGATGAACCTTTGTCCTGCAGAGGATCTGAAGGTTCTTCTGTACCTGCATCTCCTCTCCAAATAATAAAGACCTAAACTAACGGTGCATGTGGGTACTGCTCATCAACCAGCCTAAATACATGATAACAGAAGCCAATCCTTTGttcagaactgttttttgttAACTTGATTCTACTTCAAGTGTATTTAATATGGAAAGTCGGATATTTCATGCAGAATTtcattgtaaatatttgttttcgtctgtttctgtctttacaggAAGGTGGAGGGTCCACGGGCGCCCAGAGATGAGAGGCGACGAGCACAGCACAATGAAGGTACGTGCTGGTCTCTGTCAGGCCGTATTTGGACCAAATCAGGTGTTGTGGCAGTGCAGGAAGACACAACTGCGATGTGATTACATCTTTCTGTTTCACCCTGACACCAAACGTGTCGTGTCAACCAGCCACCAAAAGAACTTAACAGGCTGTATTCACGGTGGCGATCTCCGCGGCGTGACGTTGCGTTGTCAAAAGTCGATTCTGTTTTAACTTTACGCTGCGAGACAACTAAGAGTTTTCCAGCTAAATCTTGTGATAAAATGACTCAGACGAGTGACATTTTTTAACCGCAACACCAAatttggtctgaatgaggcTTTAGAGATGTTTGTTGAAGTGTTTTGTAAATGCAACGCCGGCTGTAGTTGTAGTTtcactctgtttccttttttttgcagtggagagaagaagaagagacaagaTTAACAACTGGATCGTCACGCTTTCAAAAATCATCCCTGACTGCAGCGTCGACAGCAGAACTGGAGCGGTGAGTGCCTCAGAGGTCGgcctacttttttttgtttctctaaaGCAAGTCAGATAGTTTTGATAACGTGTGTTTCTGATGACATAAAATCTGTCTGTAAAAATCCAGTATTTTGAGGTCGCACTGCTGACAACAGCTGCTTGTCTCTCTGCGacctttttaaaatttgcatctgtgttacattttacattacacCTGACCACTTCCATACTTGAATCAGTGCAGTGCCTCTGCACTCCTAATGCATGCTTGCATAACTGGTGCTGAGAGTCAGATTGAAACACAGCGTGTAACCACAGCCAAGGCATCTCAGTCTCAGTTAAAACGAGGCTCTATTAAGAAATATCTCAACTGTTGGGGACTTGTGGCTTTGTTAATCAGATTTTGCCCCGTACTTACCCAAGAGCTGGgtctgaaatgttttggtgaCTAGAGGAAAGTTCAGTGGAAATTCCTGCGAGTGACGCTTTGACACATTTAACACCTCACCGTGCTGCACTTCTCAGAGTAAAGGAGGCATCCTGTCCAAAGCCTGCGACTACATCCGAGAGCTGCGCCAGAGTAACCAGCGACTGCAGGAGAGCTACAAAGAGGTGGAGCGGGTCGAGATGGACAACGAGCTACTTAGACAACAGGTTAACGTCTTTATATAAACCTGTCACTCTTTGAGGGAAGAATTTATCTCtatgtaggaaaaaaaagtatattaagGGGCAGGCCTGAACATAGGTTGCCCGTTTCATTTGTTGTGcgagtggaagaagaagaagacgttAATCTTGCCATATATATTTAACATGTTAGTACAAGCTTACAACTGAAGCAGGGAAACACTGACTGCATTTTGCAGAATCTTAATTGACAATAATTTGTCAGCAAAACATTGTGTTCCTGTCTGCCTTTTCCATCATTGTATTATCAGTGTCCatttgtgtctgtctgaataTCACATTGAAGAATATAACATCCATTCTGTCACcatgcaaacacaaatactCCAATACTGTAACATATACTCACAGTTTGACTTTGTCAGTGATGCCACAAACACTggtaaatgtgtctgtctgtgtcattaTTTCTTAAAAGGTAATTTCCTGCCCATCCAGACgtaaacagacattttaaaatccattttaaGTCACATAAAATGATAAGAATAAGCgttgttttaagaaataccCATGTACAATTAGGAATTTCCAACTTAGATGAAATACCTTGAAACATACTGATATTCAATATCTTGTTTGATACaccaagaggaaaaaaaaatgacactacAGATGCAAGATACAGACAGACGGCGGCTCATCGGCTGCACTCCAGATTGCAATCTTCGCCTGAAACGTCACAGTGAGGACTGAGATGGACGAGCAagagggtcaaagttcaaggCACAGAGTTACACGACGAAGTAGCATGTTTCAGTTTGATGTGCCAGTGTGTGCTTTGTAAGGCCTAAAGTCATTgtatcactttttttatttaatgtgtctaattatcttttattttccagATTGAAGAACTGAAGAATGATAATGCACTGCTTCGAGCACAGCTACAGCAGCACGGCGTAGAAGTCAACGGGGATGCAACGCCACAGTGATTGTGGACTTGGGACACTTGTACCATCACAAACACGACGTCGCATCCTCCCACCCACCTGAACAATAACCAGGAAAGGAATAATAACGATGAGAGACGATTTCCATCTGAAATTGGACCACGAAGAAACGCGCGCAGGGCTTCGAGATGAACACTGAAGGACCTCCAGCTGTTCGACGGCTCTGAAATCCGTTAACTGTGTAGCTAACTGAACCTCTCACCTCTgcttcaaggaaaaaaaagaagaaaaaaaaaacccgaccTCTGCACAGCACCACCACGCTTGcaccaaacatttcttttaattttaaattatgAACCTGCCACAGaaaattttcttttaatgatttCACCTTTTCATCGTACAACAAATGCCTACttgttccttcttttttttttttttttctgttgacatTTGCTGTGTTTGAAACTACTAAATGTGGCATGAATGATAACAtccatttacttttttaatttattagtCTTTAATAAGGAATGTGTACACGGAAAGAAAAGCTGATCTCTGAATTCACTTGTTCCCCAGTGACGGACGAATAATGAGCAGGTCAGATATTTTGATCGTGCTCATCACTGTTTCGAAGGACAGTTTTAACTGTCAGCGgatcacgtgtgtgtgtgtgtgtgtgcgtgtgtgtgtatatagtcGATCTGTGTGAGGTaactttttctgccttttaacACTGACACTCTGAACACAGGCAGAGCTCACAAACTTTATAAAAACACAGTCTGAGTCAGTACATTCAGAAATGGTGatactttttttctgaagaagTTAAAGCAGCTTTGATAGCACAGGCatggaggttttattttttagtgcAAGGCCTTAATAGAAGCCTGTGGGAGAATCTAGGTGTTAACATAGCTCAGGTAATTGGGATAGTGCACTGGCAAGTGGTTCCCAGACTCGATGAAGTCTTTTCATATAGAGTTTAGCTCTCTGTCGTGTCCCCAGTAGGTGCATTGTACAGATAAAAGGAGAGTATGGAGGCGATTTTCAACGTGTGAGTCATTTTTAACGGGCATTAAAATATGGTTTGTTTGTATATCTGCTAAATAGGTCACTGGTGTAATGCACTGAAATAGAGGTTCAGTCATGAGAGGTCTCGACCTCTGTTTGGCCCACTAGTCCTGCTGCATTTTTCGTGGACACCCcaggtggctttttttttcttttttttctcgcaaTATTCCCTAATTCTTTAGAAACTCTGGGAACCGTTGCTGCTGACAAAAGACCATAAGACAACCATGGCCAGGAAATGTGCTGACGAGGGTAGTTTGGATGCGAGTGATGATAGTTGTAACTAACCAGCTTTTGTCACCACAGCATGGAAATATAACCACTGGCATGACTAAATCTGACTACAATAAAACTGAAGTGTTTATACCTGAGTGGTGTTTatagcaggtgtgtgtttttaagtggcCTGTATGCGGCGAGGAAGATTTCTTTGGGGtcaaatgagatttttttctggGCGGTTTCtgctcacttttgtttttgagtggGAAGAAACTGTCAGGTTTATACCATGGAACACTTAAGCTCAGTGGTTGAAAGcacatttatattttgcatACAAGATAGCCACGGTATGAGACTTTACTGTACAataaccatctcagaaaatatcacaatttCAGGGTATATGCAAACTCTTACTCTTAGGATACAGGTATATAAAACTCGCACATATATACATTCTCACACGCTACTGAGAATATGCGTGTGTGCAAGCTCTCAGTAATAGCATATATGTATGTGCAGGTGAAGTATGTGTTTTTGGCCTATAGGGCTTCTCATAGTTAGGATATCGCATTATTATAACTTCCATCTGTAACAGTGACACCTTAAAGAACGAAAACAGGGATTTTTGgttgaatatatatattataactATTAAAATTTATACAGTGGTATTTACACTTTTACTGAAGTGAGCTACATGTAAATATCACATAATGTCCTGACCGCATCAGCAGTATTTAAATTATTGAAGAATTTCAGTTGTGTCGGCCCGTTGCCTGGAGACCGATCGAGTAGCTGTTACCATAGGTAACCCGGTCCGGTGAAACCAGCACGCGCCGGCTGTGTGAACGTTCTAGAACTCCGGTGAGTAAAACTGCACGAGAAGAAAAACGTTAACATGACATTTTAACGGTTATCTATCAACAGAAATAACTTACACGACAAGCTTCGTCTTTTTGGAGTAACCTTAGCTACGTTTTCATGGCGACCATGGAACTCAAATAAACTGTTAGATGACAACAGTTTTTCCAATTTGTGATTGGGTGAAGCCTTAAACCTGTCATttatctggattttttttttttttttttttttggaaaagtgTCCACTAGAATTTGCTGGTTCAGGTAATGTTCTCTTCTCAGTTGCTTCAAAATGATTCTCATTGTCTGTCATGGTAATATATCTTGTCAGGTTCCAACTCCCTGGGGCTGTCACCTACACGGCTGAGCTAGCTAACGTCAAATTTAGCTAATTTGCTTAAGCTAGCTGCATTCAAACTGTGCACATATGCAATGGTAACACACTCCTTAAAAGCGTTTTTCTCATACAGTATTCAGGTATTGTTAGCCTTACTGAGGGTCCAGGTGGTGCTAACTATAACGAGCTTATTTACAGTTTGGTAGCTTCAAGTTAGCTTATGTCACTACAGCAATAAGTGCATTTTTTAGTTTGCCATGAGAAAAACATTAACGCAATTGCATATTGATTAACTACTAAATAGACATTAAATTTTACACCTCAGTGATGGATAGTAACTAAGAACatctactcaagtactgtattttggtacaattttgaggtactttacattttctgtaactTACTTCCACTCTACTACATTTTTGAgtcaaatactgtactttatACTCACTTTAGTTATTAGTAACTTTACCGATTACATGCTATATCAGGGCAAAgttagcaatttttttttttacatttatttgatcagcAATCAGatatattaaaaaacatttatcccaataatcagaaaaattcTAAGTATCGGAGTAGTAcatgcatataaatatatgtatgatgCTTCTTTCtacttttaatacttaataacatatttacttttactcaagtacaagatGTAACAAAATGCAAATCCTCAATTAAATCATAGTTCTTTCTGTATTATATATACAATAGTTCCCCAGAACTGGttaggttgtttttttggtcattCACACTGTGCAGAGGAAATGCTGATCAAACATATACTGTAAAGGGCCAAgtctttttgaaataaataacaagTAGCCTTGTTATTTTGTAAACAAATTCAAAACTCCTATTTAtgattcctttttaaaaacgtatctgttaaatgtgttttggccGCTGATGCAAATTCCCAACAGTTCTCACTGCTCCATGTCAAAGTAGCTCTGTTGGACCCGTACTATGTCCgtctgtgtttactgtgaaaCTCAAGGCTATAAATATGCTTCTGTGAAACTGTCACCAAAAcaaatattgcacatttaagcaTACTTGGCAAACTCAGTCATTGTgatgtttgcatgtttctgtAGCAGTAGGATGTCTGCACTTCCTGCAAAGCCTGGCCTGCACCACAGTGTGTCAGAGTGGTACAGCAACAACCACCAGCTGTCTGAGACGGCACAACATGAGAGACATGTTTCTAATGTGATTCGGCAGGAGGGGAGGTCACTACGCAACGAGACCAGCT
This window of the Acanthopagrus latus isolate v.2019 chromosome 3, fAcaLat1.1, whole genome shotgun sequence genome carries:
- the usf2 gene encoding upstream stimulatory factor 2 isoform X1; translation: MDMLEQSLDSSASHDKQETEEVVQLQEGETVGTEEQTAVTITGVPQAAFAEHNVQYQFRTENSGGQVTYRVVQVTDDQLEATADGTGAVSVVSAAAFAGAPQAVAQAVIQNPFSNGGSPGGETVGGETRFAYFPAATVSDGTAVSVQATADPTITQAGGQFYVMMSPPEVLQTTAPRTIAPRTHTYTADLGESEMLQHGSSNWKVEGPRAPRDERRRAQHNEVERRRRDKINNWIVTLSKIIPDCSVDSRTGAVSASESKGGILSKACDYIRELRQSNQRLQESYKEVERVEMDNELLRQQIEELKNDNALLRAQLQQHGVEVNGDATPQ
- the usf2 gene encoding upstream stimulatory factor 2 isoform X4; the encoded protein is MDMLEQSLDSSASHDKQETEEVVQLQEGETVGTEEQTAVTITGVPQAAFAEHNVQYQFRTENSGGQVTYRVVQVTDDQLEATADGTGAVSVVSAAAFAGAPQAVAQAVIQNPFSNGGSPGGETVGGETRFAYFPAATVSDGTAVSVQATADPTITQAGGQFYVMMSPPEVLQTTAPRTIAPRTHTYTAKVEGPRAPRDERRRAQHNEVERRRRDKINNWIVTLSKIIPDCSVDSRTGASKGGILSKACDYIRELRQSNQRLQESYKEVERVEMDNELLRQQIEELKNDNALLRAQLQQHGVEVNGDATPQ
- the usf2 gene encoding upstream stimulatory factor 2 isoform X3, with amino-acid sequence MDMLEQSLDSSASHDKQETEEVVQLQEGETVGTEEQTAVTITGVPQAAFAEHNVQYQFRTENSGGQVTYRVVQVTDDQLEATADGTGAVSVVSAAAFAGAPQAVAQAVIQNPFSNGGSPGGETVGGETRFAYFPAATVSDGTAVSVQATADPTITQAGGQFYVMMSPPEVLQTTAPRTIAPRTHTYTAKVEGPRAPRDERRRAQHNEVERRRRDKINNWIVTLSKIIPDCSVDSRTGAVSASESKGGILSKACDYIRELRQSNQRLQESYKEVERVEMDNELLRQQIEELKNDNALLRAQLQQHGVEVNGDATPQ
- the usf2 gene encoding upstream stimulatory factor 2 isoform X2, with the translated sequence MDMLEQSLDSSASHDKQETEEVVQLQEGETVGTEEQTAVTITGVPQAAFAEHNVQYQFRTENSGGQVTYRVVQVTDDQLEATADGTGAVSVVSAAAFAGAPQAVAQAVIQNPFSNGGSPGGETVGGETRFAYFPAATVSDGTAVSVQATADPTITQAGGQFYVMMSPPEVLQTTAPRTIAPRTHTYTADLGESEMLQHGSSNWKVEGPRAPRDERRRAQHNEVERRRRDKINNWIVTLSKIIPDCSVDSRTGASKGGILSKACDYIRELRQSNQRLQESYKEVERVEMDNELLRQQIEELKNDNALLRAQLQQHGVEVNGDATPQ